The Pseudomonadota bacterium sequence CGTGCAGGTCACGACATCGCATGATCCCGTCGTCTTCGAGCGCGACGAGGTGGATGTGGCCGTGGCCTATGGCGAGGGCATCGATCGGAAGCTCGCCGGCGATCGCCTGTTCGGCGAGGTCCTCATACCGGTCTGCAGCAGGAAGCTGCTCGGTCGAGGGCGTCGGCTCCGCCAGCCGCGCGATGTCAGCCGCTACGTCCTCCTCCATTCGATCCGCAGGCCGACGGATTGGAGCCAATGGTTCGCCGCGGCCGGGATCGCCGACCTCACGGCGCAAAAGGAATTGACGTTCGAGAATTCGGCCATGACCTATCAAGGTGCGGTCGACGGCCTCGGCATCGCGCTCGCTCAGGCCGCGTTCATTTCCGATGAGCTGTCATCGGGACGGCTCGTCAATCCGATCGATATCAAAGTTCAGAACCGCGTCGCCTATTTTCTGGTGTTTCCCCGCGAACGACAGACGCATGCAAAGATCCGGGCGTTTCATGCTTGGATCGCCGAAGAAGCTTCGTTTACCCGCCGGACCAATCCGCTTCTCTAGCCACTGGCGATCAGCGAGGGGTGCCCGCGCCGGACTGCGCCTCCTGGATCGCCCGCCAGACGCGCTCCGGCGTGGCCGGCATGTCGATGTGGCTTATTCCATAAGCCGATAGCGCATCGACCGCGGCATTCATCACCGCTGGGAGCGCTCCGGCGCACCCGGCCTCGCCGCATCCTTTGACGCCGAGCGCGTTGGTCGTCGCCGGGACGGGGTGGCTGGCGAACCGAAACGACGGCAGATCGCTCGCTCTGGGCAACGCATAGTCCATATAGGAGCCTGCCAGGGGCTGGCCCTGCTCGTCGTAATGCGTCCGCTCCATCAGGGCCTGGCCGATCCCCTGGGCGATGCCGCCGTGAGCTTGCCCCTCGACCAGCATCGGATTGATGATGGTCCCGAAGTCGTTGACCATCGAGTAGGCGACCACCTCGATCACGCCGGTCTCGGGGTCGATCTCGACCTCGGCTACATGGCAGCCATTGGGAAAGGCCGATGGCGGGCTATCCAGCACATGCCCGACATCGAGAGATTGCGGCAGCTCCTTCGGTACCGACAATCCGGTCCGAAGGCGCCCGGCCAGCTCCATGAGGCCGATGCTGCGATCGGTGCCGACGATATGAAAGCGGCCTTGCCGGAACTCGATATCGGCCGATGCCGCCTCCAAAACGAAGGCTGCGATCTGCCGACCTTGGTCGACAACGCGGCGGCTCGCTTCGACCATTGCCTGACCGCTCGCCATCATCGAGCGCGAGCCTCCGGTGCCGCCGCCGGCGAGCAGCTCGTCGCTGTCGCCCTGCAGCAACCGCAGGCGATCGAACGGTATGGCGAGCCTGTCGACCAGGACTTGCGCGAAGGCCGAAGCGTGTCCTTGGCCGTAATCGAGAGTCCCGGTGATCATCGTCACCGTGCCGTCGGCCTCGAACCGTATCCCTCCCATCTCCTTCTGCGGCGGACCGGTCACCTCGAGATAGCTGCCGATGCCTCGGCCACGGAGTTTGCCCAGGGTAGCGCTCGCCTTCCTGCGCCTCTCGAAGCCCTCCCAATCGGCCGCTTCTAGGGCCCGGTCCATGACCTTGGTGAACTCGCCGCTGTCATAGAGCATGCCCGAAGGAGCCTTATGGGGAATGGCCTCGGGGCGGATGTGGTTTCG is a genomic window containing:
- the gcvA gene encoding transcriptional regulator GcvA — its product is MLRLPPLNALRAFEAAARHVSFKAAADELFVTQGAISRHILKLEEALGVKLFLRLHRQVELTREGARYLREVRDAFLQISRATANLSSAPDERMLRIKLPPTCAIRWLVPRLGRFHALHPDIAVQVTTSHDPVVFERDEVDVAVAYGEGIDRKLAGDRLFGEVLIPVCSRKLLGRGRRLRQPRDVSRYVLLHSIRRPTDWSQWFAAAGIADLTAQKELTFENSAMTYQGAVDGLGIALAQAAFISDELSSGRLVNPIDIKVQNRVAYFLVFPRERQTHAKIRAFHAWIAEEASFTRRTNPLL